In Drosophila bipectinata strain 14024-0381.07 chromosome 2R, DbipHiC1v2, whole genome shotgun sequence, one genomic interval encodes:
- the Drep2 gene encoding uncharacterized protein Drep2 isoform X2, whose product MAREESRGKRPLKIWDSWRNVRKGVVVGTFEELLVRGKDKLGVPASEPVRVVLECDGTQIEDGEYFRTLANNTVLLLLRQGERWYPTGVDVIKAAISAIPKIVCETIHALELHDETPSWKIMDNKGRVTVVLHWDQRQGGGSSGGGGGGGGGGGGGMCSGLGSSNGLLSSDKYSPSKKGLSAQSSLDNKSVSSQSSQPRYASPQITVISDDGPASIYHPGGVVLPPGVVIPGGSRRLSKQGSSFDSTIGVGVGAVHVHTPECAHHAHTPSRAGSPSTTECDFHCCALHEEGRKIAVHKSVATSPIQDGSTSPQPQSAPSVMDPMQGVSSGGGGGSMQRRSSGAKGHVRFLDIAPERDSSESETENTVMEDDKTTTEKFLLLIDQLSVDQKRHLSIKDIGIILERLNSKILDVERLDRESESDDCYNWTIKATIRGDALRELGVIYNGNYYAISEHPGYKEELEENGEEAEEEEEEEDEEDRI is encoded by the exons GAGTCTCGCGGCAAGAGACCACTGAAAATCTGGGACAGCTGGCGGAATGTGCGCAAGGGCGTCGTAGTTGGGACTTTCGAAGAGCTCTTGGTCCGCGGCAAGGACAAGCTGGGGGTTCCTGCTTCAGAACCGGTACGCGTTGTTCTGGAGTGTGATGGAACCCAAATCGAGGATGGCGAATACTTTCGCACCCTGGCCAACAATACGGTCCTCCTCCTGTTGAGGCAGGGCGAGCGCTGGTATCCCACTGGCGTCGACGTCATAAAGGCTG CAATATCAGCTATACCGAAAATCGTCTGCGAGACGATCCATGCACTAGAGCTGCACGATGAGACCCCGTCGTGGAAGATCATGGACAACAAGGGGCGTGTCACGGTCGTATTGCACTGGGATCAGCGGCAGGGTGGTGgaagcagcggcggcggcggaggaggtggtggcggtggcggcggtggcATGTGCTCCGGTCTGGGCAGCAGCAATGGCTTGCTCTCCTCTGACAAGTACTCGCCCTCGAAAAAGGGCCTCTCCGCACAGAGTTCTCTGGACAACAAATCGGTGTCCTCGCAGTCCTCCCAGCCGCGCTACGCCAGCCCCCAAATAACGGTGATCAGCGACGACGGCCCGGCGAGCATATACCATCCCGGCGGCGTGGTACTGCCGCCTGGAGTTGTGATACCCGGCGGCAGCCGTCGCCTCTCCAAGCAGGGTAGCTCCTTCGACAGCACCATTGGAGTGGGCGTTGGGGCGGTGCATGTGCATACGCCGGAGTGCGCCCATCACGCCCACACGCCAAGCAGGGCAGGCAGTCCCAGCACCACCGAGTGCGATTTTCACTGCTGTGCCCTGCACGAGGAGGGACGAAAAATAGCCGTGCACAAGAGTGTGGCCACGTCGCCCATCCAGGACGGAAGCACAAGTCCCCAGCCGCAGTCGGCACCTTCGGTTATGGATCCTATGCAGGGCGTCAGCAGCGGAGGAGGCGGCGGAAGCATGCAACGCCGTTCGTCGGGGGCCAAGGGCCATGTGCGTTTCCTGGATATCGCCCCAGAACGGGATAGCTCCGAGAGCGAAACGGAGAACACCGTAATGGAGGACGACAAGACGACGACGGAGAAGTTTCTGCTATTGATCGACCAGCTGTCGGTGGATCAAAAGCGCCACCTCAGCATCAAGGACATCGGCATCATATTGGAGCGCCTCAACTCCAAGATCCTTGATGTGGAGCGGTTGGATCGCGAGTCCGAGTCGGACGACTGCTACAACTGGACGATAAAGGCGACAATACGCGGCGATGCGCTTCGCGAACTGGGCGTCATCTACAATGGCAACTACTACGCCATCTCCGAGCATCCCGGCTACAAGGAGGAGCTCGAGGAGAACGGCGAGGAGGCTgaagaagaggaggaggaggaggatgaggaggacAGAATTTAG
- the LOC138926066 gene encoding uncharacterized protein, which yields MERGTSGGQQQQQPHHHQSHHQQQQSHHHQQQQSRHQHVVAVHSFDPYLIAGGADEEHTSGTSSFDNPATKKKPPKLKPIHRSLSMAIDNYAPAGDMDMDLDMEMQMQMGMGMGMGMGMGMDMDMDMDMDMEMDDNDGLVRGMGEGIVISEKPLIHRSASPLPHPRSGALPPQTLAIPAQQKQQHVSLSHPSSGGGSGSVSPALSARHQHQQHHLLQQQQKQQHHHQQQQQQHQQQQQQQQQQQLHMHTFQHLAAQAAAAGRHTHRQQQQQQQQHTHPHQLQQHHQLQHPHQHPHSHAHSKSSPTSHAVSPVLGQQHRQQPDIYLVSSSSSLGDGVGVGVGVANLGLGVGMGQLGQLGRSMGGSTSPIQFIDMDDMPSANQTAATQRPMHTHPLKKNLFRRSDTIDVHPSTNFQMKKTHSFHAQQDPAALDQIQLAVAGAGGSATSSRRTSSVRGNFLMPGPPAGAKEISRSPSPSRRGCRSHRSFNDPGRRPSVKPDSVVESQIRHPSLNDDLLEPMNGRNLFAPPTNLSLENELFVDTRSRSNSHTKMEELGLAEITAAAVAVQRLRKSSGAGSFEDAGAGHATHPPSSSNSVKQKRESHHPHTRQQSTHSLELDGRPSTSAAAAAAAGGGGLQLHSAAAAASAAYHFKRGAQHGRSLYLSPSNLEELAVHRPGVLAAAAAFQGTNASASVKQAKALHSASVRLRSYRETLSASKKSKSFIGDAGAVSGPPAGDDFELSSPHRRNSRPLSTAVPGSSIEEIKRSPRPISASAAAAAFLEEKRPSFERKSSLTYDHELSDAAFAAQVLRPFHHKLAAGRKGSVTGGSHKLKKKSLSDDTDEEEAADRKRKRIVCIVLSTVLLCLVCASVFVLTITLTSSSGQAGKKAHSFSRDTPVHWTGMRPS from the coding sequence ATGGAGCGCGGCACCAGCGGTggtcagcaacagcagcagccgcaccACCATCAGTCgcaccaccagcaacaacagtcgcaccaccaccagcaacagcagtcgCGCCACCAGCATGTGGTGGCCGTCCACAGCTTCGATCCGTATCTGATCGCCGGCGGTGCGGACGAGGAGCACACGTCGGGCACCTCGTCCTTTGACAATCCCGCCACCAAGAAGAAACCACCCAAGCTGAAGCCCATCCACCGATCCCTGTCCATGGCCATTGACAACTATGCCCCGGCTggggatatggatatggaccTGGATAtggaaatgcaaatgcaaatgggcatgggcatgggtATGGGCATGGGAATGGGCATGGACATGGATATGGacatggatatggatatggagaTGGACGATAACGATGGCCTTGTGCGTGGCATGGGCGAGGGGATCGTTATCAGTGAGAAGCCGCTGATCCACCGCTCGGCCTCGCCGCTGCCCCACCCCCGATCCGGCGCCCTACCCCCGCAGACCCTAGCTATCCCAGcacaacagaaacagcaacatGTCTCCTTATCCCATCCATCTAGTGGGGGCGGCAGTGGTTCTGTATCGCCAGCACTATCTGCTCGCCATCAACACCAACAACATCACCTcctccaacaacaacaaaaacagcaacaccaccaccaacaacaacaacagcaacaccaacaacagcaacaacaacaacaacaacaacagttgcACATGCACACTTTTCAGCATTTGGCCGCACAGGCCGCTGCTGCCGGCAGGCATACGCaccgccaacaacaacaacaacaacaacaacatacgCATCCGCATCAACTACAACAACATCATCAGCTTCAACATCCGCATCAGCATCCGCATTCGCATGCGCACTCGAAGAGCTCACCAACCTCACACGCGGTCAGTCCGGTGCTCGGCCAACAGCACCGCCAGCAACCGGACATATACTtggtcagcagcagcagcagcctggGCGATGGTGTCGGTGTCGGTGTGGGTGTGGCCAATCTTGGGCTGGGCGTGGGCATGGGCCAGCTGGGCCAGCTTGGCCGATCCATGGGCGGGAGCACATCGCCCATTCAATTCATCGATATGGACGATATGCCCTCGGCCAATCAAACGGCCGCCACCCAACGGCCGATGCACACGCATCCGCTGAAGAAGAACCTGTTCCGGCGCTCCGACACCATTGACGTCCATCCGTCTACCAATTTTCAGATGAAGAAAACGCATTCCTTCCACGCACAACAGGATCCCGCCGCCCTGGACCAAATCCAGCTGGCCGTTGCCGGTGCCGGTGGATCGGCCACCTCGAGTCGTCGCACCAGCTCCGTGAGGGGCAACTTCCTAATGCCGGGACCACCGGCCGGTGCCAAGGAGATATCCCGTTCGCCGTCGCCCAGCCGACGTGGCTGTCGGTCGCATCGCTCCTTCAACGATCCCGGCCGACGGCCGAGTGTTAAGCCGGACTCGGTGGTGGAATCGCAGATACGACATCCCTCGCTGAACGACGACCTGCTGGAACCGATGAACGGACGGAATCTGTTCGCACCGCCCACCAATCTGTCGCTGGAGAACGAGCTGTTCGTAGACACCCGATCGCGCAGCAACAGTCACACCAAGATGGAGGAGCTGGGCCTGGCGGAGATcaccgccgccgccgtggCGGTGCAACGATTACGCAAGAGCTCCGGTGCCGGGTCCTTCGAGGATGCCGGCGCTGGACACGCCACCCACCCGCCTTCGTCCTCGAACAGTGTGAAGCAGAAGCGGGAATCGCACCATCCGCACACCCGCCAACAGAGCACCCACAGCCTGGAGCTGGACGGCCGACCCTCCACAtcggcagcggcggcagctGCAGCCGGCGGAGGTGGCCTCCAGCTGCACAGTGCGGCCGCGGCGGCCAGTGCGGCGTACCACTTTAAGCGGGGCGCCCAGCACGGCCGCTCGCTCTACCTGTCGCCCAGCAACCTGGAGGAGTTGGCCGTCCACCGACCGGGCGTTCTGGCAGCCGCTGCCGCCTTTCAGGGCACCAACGCCAGCGCCAGTGTGAAGCAGGCCAAGGCTTTGCACAGCGCCAGTGTGCGCCTGCGCAGCTATCGGGAGACACTGAGTGCTTCGAAGAAATCGAAAAGCTTCATTGGAGACGCCGGGGCCGTGAGCGGTCCGCCGGCGGGCGACGACTTCGAGCTGAGCTCACCCCACCGACGCAACAGTCGCCCGCTCTCCACGGCGGTGCCCGGTTCGAGCATCGAGGAGATCAAGCGGAGTCCACGACCCATCTCCGCCTCGGCGGCCGCAGCCGCCTTCTTGGAGGAGAAACGGCCATCGTTCGAACGGAAATCATCGCTGACCTACGACCACGAGCTGAGCGACGCCGCCTTCGCCGCCCAAGTGCTGCGGCCATTCCATCACAAGCTGGCGGCTGGACGAAAAGGCTCCGTCACGGGCGGCTCCCACAAGCTGAAGAAGAAGTCGCTGAGCGACGACACcgacgaggaggaggcggcGGACCGCAAGCGCAAGCGCATCGTCTGCATCGTCCTGTCGACGGTGCTGCTGTGTTTGGTGTGCGCCAGCGTCTTTGTACTGACCATCACGTTGACCTCCAGCTCGGGCCAGGCCGGAAAGAAGGCGCACTCGTTCAGCAGGGACACCCCGGTGCACTGGACGGGCATGCGACCCTCATGA
- the Myd88 gene encoding myeloid differentiation primary response protein MyD88, whose product MRPRFVCHQQHSVAHSHTHSAAVHFHTHSHPRSHPHYHATDVSHRRYRSANMVAVEGIGMGGSLDSGTGMGHFNETPLSELSVETRTQLSQMLNRKKVLRSEEGYQKDWRGISELAKQKGFVDENANNPMDLVLSSWSQRNPQTAKVGHLENFLGIIERWDVCDDIQENLAKDTERYHVKQEQRQTALVEGCPPPPSDSLETNNNYSNSITVGPSVQILSGEDQDCAKMGKPLPRYNACVLYAEADIGHATEIMENLESETYKLRLFLRHRDMLAGVPFEHIQLSHFMATRCNHLIVVLTEEFLRSPENTYLVNFTQKIQIENHTRKIIPILYNPSMHIPQTLGIYTHIKYAGDSKLFNFWDKLARSLHDLDAVSIYSTRQVQTPSPLEESAPQRVTTPSIRIQINDKDVTDMPNYNNGSSSDADTTMVSISGDTSSPLPEHKSKKKFLRKITLNFGKSPKNGSTSGKPLRHAHSVSTIHVTERERTLSASSSNISTTSESKKWQPNILKKVFFSRSSSKLQTPG is encoded by the exons ATGCGCCCTCGATTTGTATGCCATCAGCAGCACTCGGTTGCCCATTCCCATACCCATTCCGCCGCTGTCCACTTCCATACCCATTCCCATCCTCGATCGCATCCCCATTACCACGCCACTGACGTCAGTCATCGACGTTATCGCTCCGCGAACATGGTGGCCGTGGAGGGGATCGGTATGGGGGGCTCCCTGGATTCCGGTACCGGAATGGGCCACTTCAACGAGACGCCGCTATCTGAACTAAGCGTGGAGACCCGCACCCAGCTATCCCAGATGCTCAATCGCAAGAAGGTCCTGCGCTCCGAAGAGGGCTACCAGAAGGACTGGCGCGGCATCTCGGAGCTGGCCAAGCAAAAGGGCTTCGTCGATGAGAATGCCAACAATCCCATGGATTTGGTGCTGAGCAGCTGGAGCCAGCGCAATCCCCAGACCGCCAAAGTTGGACACTTGGAGAACTTCCTCGGTATCATCGAGCGCTGGGACGTATGCGATGATATCCAAGAGAATCTAG CCAAGGACACCGAACGATATCACGTGAAACAAGAGCAGCGACAGACGGCACTGGTGGAGGGCTGTCCGCCGCCCCCATCCGACAGCTTGGAgaccaacaacaactacagcaacagcatcacagtgggccccaGCGTTCAGATCCTGAGCGGCGAGGACCAGGACTGTGCCAAGATGGGAAAGCCCCTGCCCCGGTACAATGCCTGTGTTTTGTACGCAGAAGCGGACATCGGTCATGCCACAGAGATCATGGAAAATCTAGAATCCGAGACATACAAACTCAGG CTCTTCCTGCGGCATCGCGATATGCTGGCGGGGGTGCCCTTCGAGCACATCCAACTCTCCCACTTCATGGCCACCCGCTGCAACCACCTGATCGTTGTGCTCACAGAGGAGTTTCTCCGGAGTCCGGAGAACACGTACCTCGTGAACTTCACCCAGAAGATACAAATTG AAAATCACACTCGCAAAATCATACCGATACTGTACAATCCGAGCATGCACATACCACAGACCCTGGGCATATACACGCACATCAAGTACGCCGGGGACTCCAAGCTCTTCAATTTCTGGGATAAACTGGCCCGATCGCTGCACGATCTGGATGCGGTTTCAATTTATTCAACGCGCCAGGTGCAAAC ACCATCGCCCTTGGAGGAATCAGCTCCCCAGAGAGTGACCACTCCCAGTATTCGGATCCAAATCAACGACAAAGACGTCACCGACATGCCCAACTACAACAATGGCAGCTCCTCCGATGCGGATACCACCATGGTATCCATTTCGGGAGACACCAGTTCCCCTTTGCCGGAGCACAAGTCGAAGAAAAAGTTCCTGCGAAAGATCACCCTGAACTTTGGCAAGTCGCCAAAGAATGGTAGCACCAGTGGTAAACCCCTGCGACATGCCCACTCCGTCAGCACCATCCATGTCACGGAACGGGAGAGGACACTGAGTGCCAGCAGCTCCAACATATCGACGACATCGGAGAGCAAGAAGTGGCAGCCGAATATCCTCAAGAAGGTGTTTTTCTCGCGATCCAGCAGCAAGCTGCAGACTCCGGGTTAA